A genomic region of Cannabis sativa cultivar Pink pepper isolate KNU-18-1 chromosome 1, ASM2916894v1, whole genome shotgun sequence contains the following coding sequences:
- the LOC115707761 gene encoding uncharacterized protein LOC115707761: MVPHPMVELQSCASLVNTSALCAIEQEVKGENANVIAQISAELQKERQKNAELMKRISFLEAQIQERTNEYSLCTNLQGSCATPRETNFKKFKKQKIEAVSNGTDTDKTIKNEDSLEKNQEAKCLVQNDQILENRLVNWMSMDETQFLQFEKVKDGDSTADCDDTDESDDEEDDYHEDHGINNDPNKEKEANEISITSHIVVIEPSNEELPETQHISSGLVSDQFNVIRDYKSPQTSILNMGRYTNCYAGSGSISHSKKPPKVAFCPREVKRIIVSEALEQKNAQSHTIRKIIVFASLGIRHGCEDMYELDFNHFSILKKGEPYESPSNPGEHVLYENPQVRRKVFYPNRQNPTLCPIQVLEEEKAMRPSDSSCPSCLFLCIKYGGRTRNLPQNEYVRQRMGRNKLKSFGPLICRMAMLAHVRSGSFFFKALGITLLFMAGFPDDLVQRETKYRNLDLLQKYYRTDEEAEGEELFLQHPIVSDSASPGSQQLTGKTCSTKPKVKKQTNSNSNSKPHNHNIQRSSTLPKQTHVNSGPPAQFGLMGYTSIHTQAMTAYHHHHQQQQQPHTPLEISNSVIPNSATNVIFPNQTPYHHHHHHHTLSSPQPTNPFVPALMYWPPPNTYPPATPYTPTYGYHQSFPSAGNYISIHPQPYYTPLIPKIVEGDPKIDTGLKDDANDSDSSSSSTEPKKED; encoded by the exons ATGGTGCCTCATCCAATGGTGGAGCTTCAATCTTGTGCTAGCTTAGTCAATACATCAGCATTATGTGCTATAGAGCAAGAAGTCAAAGGAGAAAATGCCAACGTTATAGCTCAGATTTCAGCTGAGTTGCAAAAGGAAAGACAGAAAAATGCAGAGCTTATGAAGAGGATATCTTTTCTTGAAGCTCAAATACAGGAAAGAACTAATGAGTACTCTCTTTGCACTAATCTTCAA GGCAGTTGTGCTACCCCAAGGGAAACCAACTTCAAAAAGTTCAAAAAGCAGAAGATAGAGGCAGTTAGTAATGGAACTGATACAGACAAGACCATAAAAAATGAAGACTCTTTAGAGAAGAATCAAGAAGCAAAATGCTTGGTCCAAAATGACCAAATTCTAGAGAACCGTTTAGTGAACTGGATGAGCATGGATGAGACACAGTTTTTGCAATTTGAAAAGGTAAAAGATGGTGATTCAACTGCAGATTGTGATGATACTGAtgagagtgatgatgaagagGATGATTATCATGAAGATCATGGTATTAACAATGATcccaataaagaaaaagaagctaATGAAATCTCAATAACTTCACACATTGTTGTAATAGAGCCATCAAATGAAGAACTACCTGAAACACAGCATATTTCTTCTGGTTTGGTCTCTGATCAATTCAATGTGATCAGAGATTATAAATCCCCACAAACTAGTATTCTTAATATGGGGAGGTATACTAATTGCTATGCAGGATCAGGGAGCATATCACATAGTAAAAAGCCTCCAAAAGTGGCTTTCTGTCCTAGAGAAGTGAAGAGAATAATTGTGTCTGAAGCTCTTGAGCAAAAGAATGCTCAATCACACACCATAAGGAAGATCATTGTGTTTGCATCACTTGGGATAAGGCATGGATGTGAAGATATGTATGAgttggattttaatcactttagCATTTTGAAGAAGGGAGAGCCATATGAGTCTCCTTCTAATCCAGGG GAGCATGTTCTGTATGAGAATCCTCAAGTTAGAAGGAAAGTATTCTATCCAAATAGACAGAACCCAACATTATGTCCTATTCAGGTACTAGAGGAAGAAAAGGCTATGCGTCCATCAGATTCTAGCTGCCCATCATGCTTATTTCTATGCATAAAGTATGGTGGAAGGACAAGAAATCTTCCCCAAAATGA ATATGTTCGACAGCGAATGGGAAGGAACAAGCTCAAGTCTTTCGGTCCACTCATATGTCGAATGGCAATGTTAGCTCATGTTCGCAGTGGGAGCTTCTTCTTCAAAGCATTGGGAATTACACTTCTCTTCATGGCTGGTTTTCCTGATGATCTAGTTCAAAGGGAAACCAAGTACAGGAACCTAGACTTGCTTCAAAAGTATTATAG GACAGATGAGGAGGCTGAAGGAGAAGAGTTATTTCTCCAACATCCAATCGTTTCTGATTCT GCTAGTCCTGGTTCCCAACAACTCACTGGGAAAACTTGTTCTACAAAACCAAAGGTAAAGAAACAAACCAACTCCAACTCCAACAGTAAGCCTCATAATCACAACATACAAAGATCTTCAACTCTTCCAAAACAGACACATGTGAATTCTGGACCTCCTGCTCAATTTGGACTAATGGGGTATACCTCCATTCATACACAAGCAATGACAgcatatcatcatcatcatcagcagcagcagcagcctCATACACCATTAGAAATCTCTAACTCTGTTATTCCCAACTCTGCTACTAATGTCATTTTCCCAAACCAAACCccatatcatcatcatcatcatcaccacacACTCTCATCACCGCAGCCAACAAATCCATTTGTGCCAGCTTTAATGTATTGGCCTCCTCCAAACACATACCCTCCTGCTACACCTTACACACCAACATATGGTTATCATCAATCTTTCCCTTCAGCTGGAAATTACATCTCCATTCATCCACAACCTTATTATACTCCTTTGATACCGAAAATCGTAGAAGGTGATCCCAAGATTGACACAGGCTTAAAGGATGATGCTAATGATTCTGATAGCAGTTCAAGCAGTACAGAACCAAAGAAAGAAGATTAG
- the LOC115707762 gene encoding calcium-dependent protein kinase 21 isoform X2 yields MGCCQSKKRTPKPGATTTADSYGSAPGSVATAAHQTYQHHHQQQPHQTPPIVQTQKVSAAPQTHLPPVPKPQQEVEPVPQPKRTPPPPPPQQKQPSPVSSDPIPPNAILDRPFEDIKQYYTLGKELGRGQFGITYLCVENSTGDTYACKSILKRKLVHKSDRDDVKREIQIMQHLSGQPNIVEIKGAYEDRYSVHLVMELCAGLELFDRIIAQGKYSERDASELFRAIANVVHICHFMGVIHRDLKPENFLFSSKDKGAMLKAADFGLSVYTEEGKVYRDLVGSAYYVAPEVLRRHYGKEIDVWSAGVILYILLCGVPPFWAETEKGIFDAILEGEIDFESQPWPSISTTAKDLIKRMLTQDPKKRITSLQVLDHPWLREGEASDDPIDSAVLSRMKQFRAMNKLKQLALKVIAENLSEEEIKGLKALFTNMDTDKSGTITYEELKSGLARTGSRLSETEVKQLMDAADVDGNGTIDYIEFISATMHRHRLERDEQLYKVFQYFDKDNSGFITRDELENAMKEHGIGDEANIKEIISEVDTDNDGRINYSEFCAMMRSGHPAKQF; encoded by the exons ATGGGTTGTTGTCAGAGCAAGAAGAGAACTCCAAAACCAGGTGCTACTACTACAGCCGACTCCTATGGATCAGCACCTGGCTCTGTTGCTACCGCCGCTCATCAAACTTATCAACATCATCACCAACAACAACCCCATCAAACCCCACCCATTGTTCAAACCCAGAAAGTTTCAGCAGCCCCTCAAACTCATTTGCCACCAGTACCCAAACCACAGCAAGAAGTAGAACCAGTGCCACAACCCAAGCGAACTCCTCCTCCGCCGCCGCCTCAGCAGAAGCAGCCCAGTCCGGTTTCTTCCGACCCAATTCCCCCAAATGCTATTCTGGATAGACCCTTTGAAGATATCAAGCAGTACTACACTCTGGGTAAAGAACTGGGTAGAGGTCAGTTTGGGATTACTTACTTGTGTGTTGAGAATTCAACTGGTGACACTTACGCCTGTAAATCTATACTGAAGAGGAAGCTTGTTCATAAGAGTGATAGAGATGATGTCAAGAGAGAGATTCAGATCATGCAGCATTTATCTGGGCAGCCAAACATTGTGGAAATCAAGGGAGCTTATGAGGATAGGTACTCAGTCCACCTTGTGATGGAGCTTTGTGCTGGTTTGGAACTCTTTGATCGGATTATTGCTCAGGGGAAATATTCAGAAAGGGATGCCTCAGAACTTTTCAGGGCCATTGCCAATGTTGTCCATATTTGCCATTTTATGGGAGTCATCCATCGAGATCTCAAGCCTGAGAATTTCTTATTTTCTAGCAAAGATAAAGGGGCAATGCTGAAGGCTGCTGATTTTGGACTGTCTGTTTACACCGAGGAAG GAAAGGTGTACCGTGATTTAGTCGGGAGTGCTTACTATGTTGCTCCTGAAGTATTGCGACGTCATTATGGAAAAGAAATAGATGTTTGGAGTGCAGGAGTCATTCTGTATATTTTACTTTGTGGTGTTCCTCCATTTTGGGCAG AAACTGAAAAGGGAATCTTTGATGCCATATTGGAAggggaaattgattttgaaagtCAACCATGGCCTTCAATCTCTACCACTGCTAAAGATCTAATCAAAAGGATGCTGACCCAAGACCCCAAAAAGAGAATTACTTCTTTACAAGTTCTTG ATCATCCTTGGCTGAGAGAAGGTGAAGCATCAGATGACCCTATAGATAGTGCGGTTCTGTCCAGAATGAAGCAGTTCAGGGCAATGAATAAGCTCAAACAACTTGCTTTAAAG GTAATTGCTGAGAATCTGTCTGAGGAAGAAATTAAAGGCCTTAAAGCATTGTTCACCAACATGGATACTGATAAGAGTGGTACAATAACGTATGAAGAACTGAAATCGGGTTTGGCTCGTACTGGTTCAAGGCTGTCTGAGACTGAAGTCAAGCAACTTATGGACGCT GCTGATGTGGATGGAAATGGAACAATCGACTACATTGAATTTATATCTGCTACAATGCATAGACACAGACTAGAAAGAGACGAGCAGCTGTACAAAGTATTTCAGTATTTCGATAAGGATAACAGTGG GTTCATAACAAGAGATGAATTAGAGAATGCCATGAAAGAGCATGGAATAGGTGACGAAGCCAATATCAAAGAAATAATCTCAGAGGTTGATACTGATAAT GATGGTAGAATTAACTACTCGGAATTTTGTGCAATGATGAGAAGCGGGCACCCAGCGAAGCAGTTTTAG
- the LOC115707762 gene encoding calcium-dependent protein kinase 21 isoform X1 translates to MGCCQSKKRTPKPGATTTADSYGSAPGSVATAAHQTYQHHHQQQPHQTPPIVQTQKVSAAPQTHLPPVPKPQQEVEPVPQPKRTPPPPPPQQKQPSPVSSDPIPPNAILDRPFEDIKQYYTLGKELGRGQFGITYLCVENSTGDTYACKSILKRKLVHKSDRDDVKREIQIMQHLSGQPNIVEIKGAYEDRYSVHLVMELCAGLELFDRIIAQGKYSERDASELFRAIANVVHICHFMGVIHRDLKPENFLFSSKDKGAMLKAADFGLSVYTEEGKVYRDLVGSAYYVAPEVLRRHYGKEIDVWSAGVILYILLCGVPPFWAETEKGIFDAILEGEIDFESQPWPSISTTAKDLIKRMLTQDPKKRITSLQVLDHPWLREGEASDDPIDSAVLSRMKQFRAMNKLKQLALKVIAENLSEEEIKGLKALFTNMDTDKSGTITYEELKSGLARTGSRLSETEVKQLMDAADVDGNGTIDYIEFISATMHRHRLERDEQLYKVFQYFDKDNSGFITRDELENAMKEHGIGDEANIKEIISEVDTDNVSFFFSFSLPFETVCNSLVVILILVPYRNRMVELTTRNFVQ, encoded by the exons ATGGGTTGTTGTCAGAGCAAGAAGAGAACTCCAAAACCAGGTGCTACTACTACAGCCGACTCCTATGGATCAGCACCTGGCTCTGTTGCTACCGCCGCTCATCAAACTTATCAACATCATCACCAACAACAACCCCATCAAACCCCACCCATTGTTCAAACCCAGAAAGTTTCAGCAGCCCCTCAAACTCATTTGCCACCAGTACCCAAACCACAGCAAGAAGTAGAACCAGTGCCACAACCCAAGCGAACTCCTCCTCCGCCGCCGCCTCAGCAGAAGCAGCCCAGTCCGGTTTCTTCCGACCCAATTCCCCCAAATGCTATTCTGGATAGACCCTTTGAAGATATCAAGCAGTACTACACTCTGGGTAAAGAACTGGGTAGAGGTCAGTTTGGGATTACTTACTTGTGTGTTGAGAATTCAACTGGTGACACTTACGCCTGTAAATCTATACTGAAGAGGAAGCTTGTTCATAAGAGTGATAGAGATGATGTCAAGAGAGAGATTCAGATCATGCAGCATTTATCTGGGCAGCCAAACATTGTGGAAATCAAGGGAGCTTATGAGGATAGGTACTCAGTCCACCTTGTGATGGAGCTTTGTGCTGGTTTGGAACTCTTTGATCGGATTATTGCTCAGGGGAAATATTCAGAAAGGGATGCCTCAGAACTTTTCAGGGCCATTGCCAATGTTGTCCATATTTGCCATTTTATGGGAGTCATCCATCGAGATCTCAAGCCTGAGAATTTCTTATTTTCTAGCAAAGATAAAGGGGCAATGCTGAAGGCTGCTGATTTTGGACTGTCTGTTTACACCGAGGAAG GAAAGGTGTACCGTGATTTAGTCGGGAGTGCTTACTATGTTGCTCCTGAAGTATTGCGACGTCATTATGGAAAAGAAATAGATGTTTGGAGTGCAGGAGTCATTCTGTATATTTTACTTTGTGGTGTTCCTCCATTTTGGGCAG AAACTGAAAAGGGAATCTTTGATGCCATATTGGAAggggaaattgattttgaaagtCAACCATGGCCTTCAATCTCTACCACTGCTAAAGATCTAATCAAAAGGATGCTGACCCAAGACCCCAAAAAGAGAATTACTTCTTTACAAGTTCTTG ATCATCCTTGGCTGAGAGAAGGTGAAGCATCAGATGACCCTATAGATAGTGCGGTTCTGTCCAGAATGAAGCAGTTCAGGGCAATGAATAAGCTCAAACAACTTGCTTTAAAG GTAATTGCTGAGAATCTGTCTGAGGAAGAAATTAAAGGCCTTAAAGCATTGTTCACCAACATGGATACTGATAAGAGTGGTACAATAACGTATGAAGAACTGAAATCGGGTTTGGCTCGTACTGGTTCAAGGCTGTCTGAGACTGAAGTCAAGCAACTTATGGACGCT GCTGATGTGGATGGAAATGGAACAATCGACTACATTGAATTTATATCTGCTACAATGCATAGACACAGACTAGAAAGAGACGAGCAGCTGTACAAAGTATTTCAGTATTTCGATAAGGATAACAGTGG GTTCATAACAAGAGATGAATTAGAGAATGCCATGAAAGAGCATGGAATAGGTGACGAAGCCAATATCAAAGAAATAATCTCAGAGGTTGATACTGATAATGtaagttttttcttttccttctcCCTACCTTTTGAAACTGTATGCAACTCTCTTGTCGTCATTTTGATACTGGTACCCTATCGAAACAGGATGGTAGAATTAACTACTCGGAATTTTGTGCAATGA
- the LOC115707763 gene encoding protein S40-5, translating into MAKGRKLTTSRSERFLGSNAYSYGHSQGSSGTDSSELGEDDVWSMVETSTDHMVDHHSNGDWNPSEASVSATAEAMATMSIRSRRRIQPEGGLSLAFDSSKTTTTSSRILHQFRGNDSVSSSPRGHQLATSLPVNVPDWSKILRVDSVDSLHELDDGVEEYESEMVPPHEYLAREYAYSRKPAATSVFEGVGRTLKGRDMSRVRDAVWRQTGFDG; encoded by the coding sequence ATGGCGAAGGGTCGCAAACTCACAACTAGCCGTAGCGAAAGGTTTCTCGGTAGCAACGCCTATAGCTACGGTCACAGCCAGGGATCCAGTGGTACCGATTCATCCGAGCTCGGCGAAGACGATGTCTGGTCCATGGTCGAAACTTCAACGGATCACATGGTCGATCATCACTCCAACGGAGATTGGAACCCTTCCGAAGCTTCAGTCTCTGCCACAGCCGAAGCCATGGCTACTATGTCAATCCGTAGCCGGCGCCGAATCCAACCCGAGGGTGGGTTGTCGTTGGCTTTTGACTCGAGTAAGACCACAACGACGTCGTCTCGAATCCTCCACCAGTTCCGTGGAAACGACAGCGTTTCGTCTTCCCCTAGGGGTCACCAATTGGCCACGTCACTCCCCGTGAACGTACCGGACTGGAGCAAGATTCTCCGAGTTGACTCGGTCGACTCGCTTCACGAGTTGGACGATGGGGTGGAGGAATACGAGTCCGAGATGGTCCCACCGCACGAGTACTTGGCGCGTGAGTACGCGTACAGCCGAAAACCGGCGGCGACGTCGGTTTTCGAAGGCGTGGGTCGGACTCTTAAGGGACGGGACATGAGCCGGGTTCGTGATGCGGTTTGGAGGCAGACCGGTTTCGATGGTTAA